One Campylobacter sp. MG1 DNA segment encodes these proteins:
- the cas2 gene encoding CRISPR-associated endonuclease Cas2, giving the protein MLYIVCYDINSNKTRKIIHDTLLSCGERINLSVFELNISCDKLNKLIKYFKSLINPKTDIIKIYPVKMQTPSHTIGKIVDNFNII; this is encoded by the coding sequence ATGCTTTATATAGTTTGTTATGATATAAATTCTAATAAAACTCGTAAGATAATCCACGATACTTTATTAAGCTGTGGTGAGAGAATAAATTTAAGTGTATTTGAATTAAATATAAGCTGTGATAAATTAAATAAACTTATAAAATATTTCAAATCATTAATCAATCCTAAAACAGATATAATCAAAATATACCCAGTCAAAATGCAAACCCCAAGTCATACAATAGGTAAAATCGTAGATAATTTCAATATTATTTAG
- the cas1 gene encoding CRISPR-associated endonuclease Cas1 — protein sequence MNNSQKTSKQVLHINKANLSLVKDNEFISIKDNKETISKIHPSKLKSIIINTTITIKSDVLFLAALYKIQITFINQALDSISLYKNQSSSKTLLLQAKLSDEFKLELSKQIILAKCKNQCNFIKRMDKYHKTYKNNISNMKEYISKIKQAKNTQELLTIEGKVALWYFDVFTKRFNDYGFIKRHKKGAKDIINMSLNYLYAILYNKIQKLMIDININPYLGLFHSNNDKNTSLVYDFIEEFRVYVVDMIVFAWFSHRPNASNELNLILVVMFIR from the coding sequence ATGAATAATTCGCAAAAAACATCAAAACAAGTCTTGCATATAAACAAAGCAAATCTTAGCTTGGTTAAAGATAATGAATTTATAAGCATAAAAGATAATAAAGAAACTATAAGCAAAATCCATCCAAGCAAACTAAAATCAATTATCATAAATACAACGATAACAATAAAATCAGATGTATTATTTTTAGCGGCTTTATATAAAATACAAATAACATTTATAAATCAAGCCTTAGATAGTATAAGCTTGTATAAAAACCAAAGCTCAAGCAAAACATTGTTACTACAAGCAAAACTAAGTGATGAATTTAAATTAGAATTATCAAAGCAAATAATACTAGCAAAATGCAAAAATCAATGTAATTTCATAAAAAGAATGGATAAATATCACAAAACCTATAAAAACAATATCTCAAATATGAAAGAATATATATCAAAAATCAAACAAGCCAAAAACACTCAAGAGTTACTAACTATTGAAGGAAAAGTTGCTCTATGGTATTTTGATGTATTTACAAAAAGATTTAATGATTATGGTTTTATAAAACGCCATAAAAAAGGAGCAAAAGACATTATCAATATGAGCCTAAATTATCTTTACGCCATACTTTATAACAAAATTCAAAAACTTATGATAGATATCAATATAAATCCATATTTAGGATTATTTCATTCAAATAATGATAAAAACACTAGTCTTGTATATGATTTTATTGAAGAATTTAGAGTGTATGTTGTAGATATGATTGTATTTGCGTGGTTTTCTCATCGTCCTAATGCTAGTAACGAATTAAACTTAATCCTCGTGGTAATGTTCATACGGTGA
- the cas6 gene encoding CRISPR system precrRNA processing endoribonuclease RAMP protein Cas6: MRYVKLSVKGINIKPKNEFNGSAVRGTLGWALKRVDENIFEMFFNKDNASSKYRLEIDFNSYDFSIYLFNDYIKYTPYFALAMEQMRALGLGVDRQKYDYEKIFLNDEPFMSNKGELLNKDIKSIEIIPQNSYKNIKVIFKTPFMINDKSTDFNPLSFFISLKRRFNEINGINERVFFDDNFSFSQRLMDYKLLRYSNNQGKKMNFYAKIGEIDFYNLSDECVRLLEIARLIGVGKHTAFGFGKIDLERIENE; encoded by the coding sequence GTGAGATATGTGAAATTAAGTGTAAAAGGCATAAATATTAAGCCTAAAAATGAGTTTAATGGCTCGGCTGTTCGGGGGACTTTGGGTTGGGCGTTAAAAAGGGTTGATGAGAATATCTTTGAGATGTTTTTTAATAAAGACAACGCAAGTTCAAAATACCGCTTAGAAATTGATTTTAATTCTTATGATTTTAGTATTTATCTTTTTAATGATTATATAAAATATACCCCTTATTTTGCTTTGGCTATGGAGCAAATGAGAGCTTTAGGGCTTGGAGTAGATAGACAAAAATATGATTATGAAAAGATATTTTTAAACGATGAGCCTTTTATGAGTAATAAAGGTGAATTATTAAATAAAGATATAAAAAGTATTGAAATAATCCCGCAAAATTCCTATAAAAATATAAAAGTGATTTTTAAAACCCCGTTTATGATAAATGATAAAAGCACAGATTTTAACCCACTTAGCTTTTTTATCTCGTTAAAACGCCGTTTTAATGAAATAAATGGCATAAACGAAAGAGTGTTTTTTGATGATAATTTTTCTTTTAGTCAAAGATTAATGGACTATAAATTATTAAGATACTCAAATAATCAAGGCAAAAAAATGAATTTTTATGCAAAAATTGGCGAAATTGATTTTTATAACCTTAGTGATGAGTGCGTGAGATTGCTTGAGATTGCAAGGCTTATAGGGGTCGGAAAACATACGGCTTTTGGTTTTGGCAAAATTGATTTAGAAAGGATAGAAAATGAGTGA
- a CDS encoding Cas10/Cmr2 second palm domain-containing protein produces the protein MSDYLVLIDIAAKQEYIFSSNKLKDMIGASEIIALASDVEKIKENCKEFNFEISKIKDCFSGGGNAYLFFDELEIAKEFIKKYSLYLLKTYPSLVPYLVPYKMSGDYQKDIAGAKDELDNIRNSFYPLTHSLNIGFERLCPSSNIGVNESGEFSNATASKRNMVENAKRFDKYLVNKGYEFSNELDDIYIHNNAFISVVHCDINALGEKVKKLDSKEKSKEFSKQIDEIMQEAFEKMIDKLINHLDNDGFEFKDIKITKDDFKKENKYYLPIRPIILNGDDFTFVSEGRLGVWLSKTFIKELENASKKYFDSLYASAGIVICKAKTPFSRAYQLSEELASKAKTLAKKDNSKSSLAFLILSNQVKSGLNYLEKTYTSERINQDYINNKGYFINKNEKCKHYDFDDLLKLVKILNKMARSKMMKIRDLLFYNDDENIKKYTEIYCENDEFKPSDLLENDEIKHKNMLFDAIELSAFYPQKDGQ, from the coding sequence ATGAGTGATTATCTAGTTTTAATTGATATAGCGGCTAAACAAGAATATATTTTTAGCTCAAATAAACTTAAAGATATGATAGGTGCTAGTGAGATTATAGCCCTTGCGAGTGATGTTGAAAAAATAAAAGAAAATTGTAAGGAATTTAATTTTGAGATAAGCAAGATAAAGGATTGTTTTAGTGGTGGCGGGAATGCTTATTTGTTTTTTGATGAGCTTGAAATCGCAAAAGAATTTATAAAAAAATACAGCCTATATTTACTTAAAACCTATCCTAGTTTAGTGCCTTATCTAGTGCCTTACAAAATGAGTGGGGATTATCAAAAAGATATCGCTGGTGCTAAAGATGAGTTAGATAATATTAGAAATAGCTTTTATCCACTCACGCACTCGTTAAATATTGGCTTTGAAAGATTATGCCCTAGTTCAAATATCGGTGTAAATGAGAGTGGGGAGTTTAGCAACGCAACAGCTAGTAAAAGGAATATGGTAGAAAATGCTAAAAGATTTGATAAGTATTTAGTTAATAAAGGATATGAATTTAGCAATGAATTAGATGATATTTATATTCATAATAACGCTTTTATAAGTGTGGTGCATTGCGATATCAATGCACTTGGCGAAAAGGTAAAAAAGCTTGATAGTAAAGAAAAATCTAAAGAATTTTCTAAACAAATTGATGAAATTATGCAAGAAGCCTTTGAGAAAATGATAGATAAGCTAATTAATCACTTAGATAATGATGGTTTTGAGTTTAAAGATATAAAAATCACTAAAGATGATTTTAAAAAAGAAAATAAATATTATCTACCTATTAGACCGATTATTTTAAATGGAGATGATTTTACTTTTGTTAGTGAAGGTAGGCTTGGGGTTTGGCTTAGTAAGACTTTTATAAAAGAGCTTGAAAATGCTTCTAAAAAATATTTTGATAGTCTTTATGCAAGTGCAGGGATAGTAATATGCAAGGCTAAAACGCCGTTTAGTAGGGCGTATCAGCTTAGCGAAGAGCTAGCAAGTAAGGCAAAAACACTAGCAAAAAAGGATAATTCTAAATCAAGCCTAGCATTTTTAATTCTTTCAAATCAAGTAAAATCAGGATTAAATTACCTTGAAAAGACTTATACAAGCGAGAGAATAAATCAAGATTATATTAATAATAAAGGCTATTTTATAAATAAAAACGAAAAATGCAAACATTATGATTTTGATGACCTTTTAAAGCTTGTTAAGATTTTAAACAAAATGGCAAGGTCTAAGATGATGAAAATTAGGGATTTGCTGTTTTACAATGATGATGAAAATATTAAAAAATATACTGAGATTTATTGCGAAAACGATGAGTTTAAGCCTAGCGACTTACTAGAAAACGACGAAATAAAACATAAAAATATGCTATTTGATGCAATAGAACTAAGTGCATTTTACCCACAAAAGGACGGACAATGA
- a CDS encoding RAMP superfamily CRISPR-associated protein, producing MILKITLLSNTIITNGNGDALIDLDCDYNEYGLPYISAKRLKGMLKDSANELVSMGQDINVLRLFGDENNEGIIKLSDARLQDYEILEKLSNDFNPDLFKNSFSVVLSHTSLDERGVAKKGSLRRFRAYDKGLIFESEIDENFKQEFQKDLELICLNLRYIGHKRTRGFGKVKCEIISSQNDEKTAQTNEIHKDIMVFTLLDDVILTNLSGDENTIDTKEYLSASAIKGAFKKLGVEYSKPQNAYFYDGENIFYPAPMNLKKYKYKDDLVVFNENIEKNDDEKKSNIGGYVCIKNSILSKAKISTINKTHVSLADKENMSLTELEKYESEGKYKNKIFSYTAISKGQQFAIKLDKIDDFSSLNGKVLRLGKSANSQYGRVKISFESSNNKESNFNNEFYLVAISPVLLRNEIGGFEPSFDALKNELEKQGLKLEKIVVSRYEKAQFYNNSYKCKTPQVMGFSTGSVFKVSGNLNQELVQLKIQDEFGFGWLKAYKSFDNLELKSDKKDNETNQNSKNKLEKLKLSDDELKNIESTLKNILKKDLEQRVFLSNEYKNYEIQYPECKNRSKDKMTKSELARIEKVLNIIGFDNEKSIIDLFKKEFKPKQNGKQNEFLDKMERNKKGLNLSGIDIEKFKLPNYDKYYDKEYLFYLKIKTLISKLKQARKETK from the coding sequence ATGATATTAAAAATTACACTTTTAAGTAATACGATAATTACAAATGGCAACGGCGATGCTTTAATAGATTTGGATTGCGATTATAATGAATACGGCTTGCCATATATTAGTGCAAAACGCCTAAAGGGAATGCTAAAAGACAGTGCAAATGAGCTTGTTTCTATGGGGCAAGATATAAATGTGCTTAGGCTTTTTGGCGATGAAAATAATGAAGGTATTATAAAGCTAAGCGATGCGAGATTGCAAGATTATGAGATTTTAGAAAAATTATCAAATGATTTTAATCCCGATTTGTTTAAAAACTCTTTTTCAGTGGTGCTAAGTCACACTAGTTTAGATGAGCGTGGAGTAGCTAAAAAAGGAAGTTTAAGACGCTTTAGAGCTTATGATAAAGGGCTTATATTTGAAAGCGAGATTGATGAGAATTTCAAACAGGAATTTCAAAAAGACTTAGAACTAATTTGCCTAAATCTTCGTTATATAGGGCATAAAAGAACTAGAGGTTTTGGTAAAGTAAAATGCGAAATAATAAGTAGTCAAAATGATGAAAAAACAGCTCAAACAAACGAAATTCATAAAGATATTATGGTATTTACTTTGCTTGATGATGTTATTTTAACAAATCTTAGTGGCGATGAAAATACCATTGATACTAAGGAATATTTGAGTGCTAGTGCGATTAAAGGTGCTTTTAAAAAGCTTGGGGTGGAGTATTCTAAGCCACAAAATGCTTATTTTTATGATGGTGAAAATATTTTTTATCCAGCACCTATGAACCTTAAAAAGTATAAATATAAAGATGATTTAGTGGTATTTAATGAAAATATAGAGAAAAATGATGATGAGAAAAAATCAAACATAGGTGGATATGTTTGTATAAAGAATAGTATTTTAAGTAAAGCAAAAATAAGCACTATCAATAAAACCCATGTAAGCTTAGCCGATAAAGAAAATATGAGTCTTACCGAGCTTGAAAAATATGAAAGTGAAGGCAAATATAAAAACAAAATCTTCTCATACACAGCAATTAGCAAGGGGCAACAATTTGCTATAAAGCTTGATAAGATTGATGATTTTAGTAGTTTAAATGGCAAGGTTTTAAGACTTGGTAAAAGTGCAAATTCTCAATATGGTAGGGTAAAAATTAGCTTTGAGAGTTCAAACAATAAAGAAAGTAATTTTAATAATGAGTTTTATCTAGTGGCAATTAGTCCGGTATTATTAAGAAACGAAATTGGCGGATTTGAACCTAGTTTTGACGCACTTAAAAACGAACTAGAAAAACAAGGATTGAAGCTAGAAAAAATCGTAGTTTCAAGATATGAAAAAGCACAATTTTATAACAATTCTTACAAGTGTAAAACTCCACAAGTAATGGGATTTAGCACAGGTAGTGTGTTTAAGGTTAGCGGGAATTTAAATCAGGAATTAGTGCAACTCAAAATCCAAGATGAATTTGGCTTTGGGTGGCTTAAAGCTTATAAAAGTTTTGATAATTTAGAGTTAAAAAGTGATAAAAAAGATAATGAAACAAATCAAAATTCTAAAAATAAACTAGAAAAGCTAAAACTAAGTGATGATGAGCTTAAGAACATAGAGTCAACACTTAAAAATATCTTAAAAAAAGACCTAGAACAAAGAGTATTTTTAAGCAATGAGTATAAAAACTATGAAATTCAATATCCAGAATGTAAAAATCGTAGTAAAGATAAAATGACAAAAAGCGAATTAGCAAGAATTGAAAAGGTTTTAAATATTATAGGATTTGATAACGAAAAATCTATAATAGATTTGTTTAAAAAAGAGTTTAAGCCCAAGCAAAATGGAAAACAAAATGAATTTTTAGACAAAATGGAAAGAAATAAAAAAGGACTTAATTTAAGCGGTATTGATATTGAAAAATTTAAATTACCAAATTATGACAAATACTATGATAAAGAGTATTTGTTTTATTTAAAAATTAAAACACTTATAAGCAAACTCAAACAAGCTAGAAAGGAGACAAAATGA